In the Flagellimonas sp. MMG031 genome, one interval contains:
- a CDS encoding acyl carrier protein phosphodiesterase, with product MNFLAHIYLSFDDKEITLGNFFADHIRGNKYHHFPDRIQKGILLHREIDTFTDAHPIARQSSKRLHKNYSHYSRVIVDIYYDHFLAKNWTDYSDVSLADYVENFYDLLEDNYDILPMATKRMMPYMIADNWLLNYANLAGIQRVLNGMNRRTKNKSRMNFAILDLEEHYEEFENEFTDFFKELITFSNQKFIALCED from the coding sequence ATGAACTTCTTAGCACATATTTATTTATCGTTCGATGATAAGGAAATCACTTTGGGCAATTTTTTTGCCGACCATATCCGTGGAAATAAGTACCATCATTTTCCTGACAGAATACAAAAAGGCATCCTGCTGCATCGGGAAATAGACACTTTTACCGATGCCCATCCCATCGCAAGACAAAGCAGCAAACGTTTACACAAAAACTACAGTCACTACAGCCGTGTGATTGTCGATATTTATTATGACCACTTTTTGGCTAAGAATTGGACGGATTATTCCGATGTTTCCTTGGCCGATTATGTAGAAAACTTCTATGATTTGCTGGAAGACAATTACGATATTCTGCCCATGGCCACCAAACGGATGATGCCCTACATGATTGCCGATAACTGGCTGCTCAACTATGCCAATCTAGCGGGAATCCAACGCGTGCTCAATGGCATGAACCGACGGACCAAGAACAAATCCCGAATGAATTTTGCCATTTTGGACCTGGAGGAACATTATGAGGAATTTGAAAACGAGTTCACCGACTTTTTTAAAGAATTGATTACCTTTTCCAACCAAAAATTTATTGCCCTATGCGAAGACTGA
- the glmM gene encoding phosphoglucosamine mutase yields the protein MTLIKSISGIRGTIGGRTNDNLTPVDAVKFAAAYGTWLQSYAAKDKLKVVIGRDARLSGEMIQNLVVSTLVGLGIDVIDLGLSTTPTVEIAVPLEKADGGIILTASHNPKQWNALKLLNEKGEFLDAEQGAKILALAEKEDFEFAEVDDLGEIIKNDSYIDIHIDEVLELPLVDAETIKKVGFKVVVDGVNSTGGIAIPKLLEELGVEVVKLYCDPTGHFPHNPEPLKEHLGDICKKVVEEKADFGIVVDPDVDRLAFISNDGEMFGEEYTLVACADYVLSKTKGNTVSNLSSSRALRDITEKHGGTYEAAAVGEVNVVTKMKANNAIIGGEGNGGIIYPESHYGRDALVGTALFLMLMAERGGTVAELRASYPSYFMSKKKIALTPDLDVDALLEAMHHKYKDEEVSTIDGVKIDFPENWVHLRKSNTEPIIRIYTEAKSQAEADGLADRIIGEIKEVAGI from the coding sequence ATGACACTCATCAAATCCATTTCCGGCATACGAGGCACCATCGGAGGGCGCACAAACGATAACTTAACGCCCGTTGACGCGGTAAAATTCGCTGCCGCTTATGGTACCTGGTTACAATCGTACGCTGCGAAGGATAAGCTGAAGGTAGTCATTGGTCGAGATGCCCGTTTATCTGGGGAGATGATACAAAATTTGGTGGTCTCCACCTTGGTGGGATTGGGAATTGATGTTATCGATTTGGGATTGTCCACAACCCCCACCGTAGAGATTGCGGTTCCTTTGGAAAAAGCGGACGGCGGCATTATTTTAACGGCCAGCCATAACCCCAAACAGTGGAACGCCCTTAAATTATTGAACGAAAAAGGGGAGTTTTTGGATGCGGAGCAAGGCGCTAAGATCTTGGCCTTGGCCGAGAAAGAGGATTTTGAATTCGCCGAGGTCGATGATTTGGGTGAAATCATAAAGAACGATTCCTACATCGATATCCATATAGATGAAGTATTGGAATTACCTTTGGTAGATGCCGAGACCATAAAAAAGGTAGGCTTTAAGGTTGTGGTCGACGGGGTCAATTCAACAGGTGGGATTGCCATTCCAAAATTGCTTGAAGAATTGGGGGTTGAAGTAGTAAAATTATATTGTGACCCCACAGGACATTTTCCGCATAACCCCGAACCTTTGAAGGAACATTTGGGCGATATCTGCAAGAAAGTAGTGGAGGAAAAGGCTGATTTTGGCATTGTAGTGGACCCGGACGTGGACCGATTGGCATTTATTAGCAATGATGGGGAAATGTTCGGTGAAGAATATACGCTAGTGGCTTGCGCCGATTATGTGCTATCCAAGACCAAAGGAAATACGGTATCCAATCTTTCCTCCTCCCGTGCTTTGCGCGACATTACGGAAAAACACGGCGGCACTTACGAAGCTGCTGCAGTGGGGGAGGTGAACGTAGTGACCAAGATGAAGGCCAATAATGCCATTATTGGGGGTGAGGGCAATGGCGGTATCATTTATCCTGAGAGCCATTATGGACGGGATGCCTTGGTGGGGACGGCTTTATTTTTGATGCTGATGGCCGAGCGCGGTGGAACAGTGGCCGAACTTCGTGCCAGTTACCCGAGCTATTTTATGAGCAAAAAGAAGATAGCATTGACGCCCGACTTGGATGTAGATGCGCTGTTGGAGGCCATGCACCATAAATATAAGGATGAAGAGGTGTCTACCATCGATGGGGTGAAGATTGATTTTCCGGAGAATTGGGTGCATTTGAGAAAATCGAACACGGAACCCATCATCAGAATTTATACCGAAGCCAAGTCCCAAGCCGAAGCCGATGGATTGGCGGATAGGATAA